One stretch of Dissulfurimicrobium hydrothermale DNA includes these proteins:
- a CDS encoding cobaltochelatase subunit CobN, translating to MKKILSIMWHSHSGTLKRAGKALEGIIDVGVYSSRYLDEGHEDIGVVLKEAEEADVILLYRSTESIWDVIEKSLNEIGKSVPIICVGHDPSYWAMSNVKPDIVARVHTYITYNGEENFIQMLCYIANAVCGVDIDVEPPKPIPWEGLYHPDAPDIFDNIENYLKWYGLYKRKPDFPKTEGAVGLLFSRFHWVNKNLGIEDTLIRKVESLGLVVIPVFSYSVRDDGLGTKGSGEVVCEYFLKDGKPRIDALINLQMFLIGSSRASMEGGKVALEGVDILKRLDVPVFMPVTSYYKTMEEWWSDPHGTDGSSIGWSIAMPEFEGRIEPIIIGGLKEKGGDKRIAFEERMGKLARRVANWIRLKRRPVGRRKIAFMLHNNPCASVEATVGAGAHLDTLESVARIINKMKAAGYDVVPPKDGKELIDAIMNRKAISEFRWTTTDEIVEKGGVLKMVTKEEYEEWFNALSETVRKRVCEAWGDPPGVEKDGIPAAMVHDGKILVTGVDYGNAVVCVQPKRGCAGARCDGRVCKILHDPDVPPPHQYMATYRYLEYDFKADAIVHVGTHGNLEFLPGKGTALSGDCYPDIAIGHIPHLYIYNADNPPEGTIAKRRSYATLVDHMQTVMTQGGVYEELEELGRFLGEYEQVKGLDKARVHALEHLIMDAIKKTNLDKEIKVSTVDKGTGRVKRVGLCELDDEGLHALPFDEIVREAHGALSRTRNTQIQDGMHVFGELPEGERRAGFIYSILRYDAGEDVSLRREIAKMMGLDLSELLSNPGGVHPVRKKGHGELLEEIDRIGKRLIEEVINMEG from the coding sequence ATGAAAAAGATATTATCTATCATGTGGCATTCGCATTCTGGAACACTTAAAAGGGCGGGCAAGGCCTTGGAAGGGATTATAGATGTAGGGGTTTATTCATCAAGATATCTTGATGAAGGGCATGAAGATATAGGCGTTGTACTTAAAGAGGCTGAGGAGGCAGATGTAATCCTGCTTTATCGTTCAACAGAATCCATATGGGATGTTATAGAAAAGAGCCTGAATGAGATAGGAAAATCCGTACCGATAATATGCGTCGGTCATGACCCGTCGTACTGGGCCATGTCTAATGTAAAACCGGATATTGTGGCCAGGGTTCATACCTATATAACCTATAACGGAGAGGAAAATTTTATTCAAATGCTCTGCTATATCGCTAACGCAGTCTGTGGAGTGGATATTGATGTAGAGCCGCCAAAGCCGATCCCGTGGGAAGGGCTGTATCATCCCGATGCGCCGGATATCTTTGACAATATCGAAAATTACCTGAAATGGTATGGTTTATACAAAAGAAAACCCGATTTTCCCAAGACAGAAGGCGCTGTCGGCCTCCTCTTTTCACGTTTTCACTGGGTCAACAAAAACCTTGGAATCGAGGATACCTTGATAAGAAAGGTCGAGTCCCTTGGATTGGTCGTCATCCCTGTCTTTTCATATTCTGTAAGGGACGATGGCCTTGGGACAAAGGGAAGCGGAGAGGTCGTCTGCGAATACTTCCTCAAAGATGGGAAACCAAGAATAGATGCCCTCATCAATCTTCAGATGTTTCTTATTGGTTCAAGCCGAGCCTCCATGGAAGGCGGAAAGGTTGCCCTGGAAGGCGTGGATATACTTAAAAGGCTCGATGTCCCTGTGTTTATGCCGGTCACATCCTATTATAAGACAATGGAGGAGTGGTGGAGTGACCCCCATGGCACGGATGGAAGCAGCATCGGCTGGTCTATTGCGATGCCGGAGTTCGAGGGCAGGATAGAGCCGATAATTATAGGCGGGCTCAAAGAAAAAGGAGGCGATAAACGCATTGCCTTTGAAGAAAGAATGGGAAAATTGGCAAGACGGGTGGCAAACTGGATAAGATTGAAAAGAAGGCCTGTAGGTAGGCGTAAGATAGCCTTTATGCTCCATAATAATCCATGCGCATCAGTCGAGGCAACTGTCGGGGCGGGCGCTCATCTCGATACCCTGGAGTCTGTCGCAAGGATAATAAATAAAATGAAGGCGGCGGGTTATGATGTCGTTCCACCGAAGGACGGCAAGGAACTCATTGATGCCATAATGAATCGAAAGGCGATATCAGAATTCAGGTGGACGACAACCGATGAAATCGTAGAAAAGGGTGGCGTATTGAAGATGGTGACGAAGGAGGAATACGAGGAGTGGTTCAATGCCCTGTCTGAAACCGTAAGAAAGAGGGTGTGCGAGGCCTGGGGCGATCCTCCTGGGGTAGAAAAAGATGGGATTCCTGCCGCCATGGTCCATGATGGAAAGATCCTTGTGACAGGGGTTGATTATGGGAATGCAGTGGTATGCGTACAGCCAAAGCGTGGTTGCGCAGGCGCCAGGTGTGACGGCAGGGTATGTAAGATACTCCATGACCCTGATGTCCCCCCGCCTCACCAATACATGGCGACCTATCGCTATCTTGAGTATGACTTCAAGGCGGATGCGATCGTTCATGTCGGAACCCATGGGAATCTTGAGTTCCTGCCGGGCAAAGGCACGGCCCTTTCAGGAGACTGCTACCCCGATATAGCTATAGGTCATATCCCTCATCTCTATATCTACAATGCCGACAACCCGCCAGAGGGCACAATTGCAAAACGTCGTAGTTATGCGACCCTTGTTGACCACATGCAGACGGTGATGACACAAGGGGGGGTGTATGAGGAACTGGAGGAGCTGGGACGATTTCTGGGCGAATACGAACAGGTGAAGGGTCTGGATAAGGCCAGGGTCCATGCCCTTGAGCATCTCATAATGGATGCAATAAAGAAGACGAACCTGGATAAGGAGATAAAGGTCTCTACCGTCGATAAAGGGACGGGAAGGGTCAAAAGGGTGGGGCTTTGTGAATTGGACGACGAAGGACTTCACGCCTTGCCCTTTGACGAAATAGTCAGGGAGGCCCACGGCGCATTGTCGAGGACAAGAAACACCCAGATTCAGGACGGTATGCATGTATTCGGAGAATTGCCTGAAGGAGAAAGGAGGGCAGGTTTTATCTATTCGATCTTGAGATATGACGCCGGTGAAGATGTTTCATTGAGGCGTGAGATTGCGAAGATGATGGGGTTGGATTTGAGCGAACTACTCTCCAACCCGGGCGGCGTCCATCCCGTCAGAAAAAAGGGGCATGGTGAGCTTTTGGAGGAGATAGACCGCATAGGGAAAAGACTGATCGAAGAGGTAATAAATATGGAGGGGTGA
- a CDS encoding TonB family protein, with amino-acid sequence MNHAARGFQISFLLHVVLLSLVFGLSHSIRWNKRPPIVIDFSIADDMKGVEEKAALRHLKADVRKETGVAKYIVHRSTAKAAVRAVAGRPIQRPAHIIEEEVIANKETAPVHEAAKEMPTEADGDASDQPAPDDAYKPGQISGQSSDQSGGHSLSVRDEQRQRYISEHFAYIRDMIMRNLSYPMLARKMGWSGRVVVSFTVLDDGQVGDIKVVKSSGFGVLDANAIKTIEKTAPFPKPPVKAELIIPIVYRLS; translated from the coding sequence ATGAATCACGCCGCCAGGGGATTTCAGATATCATTTTTGCTTCATGTGGTCTTGTTGTCGCTGGTCTTCGGCCTTTCCCATTCCATCAGATGGAACAAGAGGCCGCCGATAGTCATTGACTTCAGTATTGCCGACGACATGAAGGGCGTTGAAGAGAAGGCGGCTCTCAGGCATTTGAAGGCGGATGTTAGAAAAGAAACAGGGGTGGCAAAATATATTGTGCATCGATCCACAGCAAAGGCCGCAGTAAGGGCGGTGGCTGGAAGGCCGATCCAGCGGCCCGCGCATATTATTGAAGAAGAGGTCATTGCGAACAAAGAGACGGCTCCTGTCCATGAGGCCGCTAAAGAAATGCCGACGGAGGCAGATGGTGATGCCTCTGATCAGCCGGCGCCAGATGACGCGTATAAACCCGGCCAGATCAGTGGTCAAAGTAGCGATCAATCTGGGGGTCATAGTCTGTCGGTCAGAGATGAGCAGAGACAGAGATACATAAGTGAACATTTCGCATACATCAGGGATATGATAATGCGAAACCTCTCCTATCCCATGCTTGCAAGAAAGATGGGGTGGTCGGGCAGGGTCGTGGTCTCTTTTACTGTTTTGGATGATGGACAGGTGGGAGATATAAAGGTCGTAAAGTCATCAGGCTTCGGCGTCCTTGATGCAAATGCGATAAAGACAATAGAGAAGACGGCACCGTTTCCGAAGCCCCCTGTCAAGGCGGAATTGATAATACCTATTGTGTATAGATTAAGCTAG
- a CDS encoding ExbD/TolR family protein, protein MEEKGFDYMNVIPLVDVMLVLLTIVLTTSAFIASGAIPVELPRVSSKNSAEMLKTRTIEIDRGGNIYLDSRPVSLDGMTGSMKGLDRDTAILIRADRSIVLQRFVDVLDRIKGLGFKRLSLQTTDANRP, encoded by the coding sequence ATGGAAGAAAAGGGTTTTGATTACATGAATGTCATACCCCTTGTCGATGTCATGCTCGTGCTCCTCACCATAGTTCTGACCACCTCGGCGTTTATAGCCTCCGGCGCAATCCCTGTCGAGCTTCCGAGGGTGTCATCGAAGAACAGCGCTGAGATGTTGAAGACCAGGACTATAGAGATAGACAGGGGTGGCAATATTTATCTGGATTCAAGGCCTGTGTCCCTTGACGGGATGACTGGTTCAATGAAGGGCCTTGATAGAGATACCGCAATCCTGATAAGGGCTGATAGGTCCATAGTGCTTCAGAGGTTTGTAGATGTCCTGGATAGGATAAAGGGTCTCGGGTTCAAGAGACTGAGCCTTCAGACCACTGATGCGAACAGGCCATGA
- the exbB gene encoding TonB-system energizer ExbB yields MELFKVAVDYGVIGLLILLSFVSVGIAIERYLLYKNIDAGRYADKRELELVLTERLHIIATIGSNAPYIGLLGTVLGIMLTFYTMGTEGFMDTGKTMIGLALALKATAAGLLVAIPSTALYNLLLRRAKVVMMQWEIDRSKRDQGGEDGRKGF; encoded by the coding sequence TTGGAATTGTTTAAGGTCGCCGTTGACTACGGCGTGATAGGTCTTTTGATCCTTTTAAGTTTCGTTTCAGTCGGAATAGCCATCGAGCGGTATCTTCTCTATAAGAATATAGATGCAGGGCGCTATGCTGACAAAAGGGAGCTGGAGCTTGTCCTAACGGAGCGGCTACATATTATAGCCACTATAGGGAGCAATGCCCCTTATATAGGGCTCCTGGGGACGGTTCTGGGGATCATGCTGACATTTTATACAATGGGGACAGAGGGATTTATGGACACAGGTAAGACAATGATCGGTCTTGCCCTTGCACTCAAGGCAACCGCAGCCGGGCTCCTTGTGGCTATACCGTCTACAGCCCTTTACAACCTCCTCTTGAGAAGGGCGAAGGTGGTTATGATGCAGTGGGAGATCGACAGGTCAAAGAGAGACCAAGGAGGCGAAGATGGAAGAAAAGGGTTTTGA
- a CDS encoding ABC transporter ATP-binding protein codes for MLAVNGLGFRHKGREILKDISFSINRGEIVSVIGPNGAGKSTLLRCILRIFIATEGSVTIDGEDAFLMGVTRRSQRLSYMPQEGHFPRPHMTVFDVVIMGRRSYSTAWQPTEEDVDKTIAVLDAFNMDPNRDFNELSGCERQRVLFARVLVQEADYMLLDEPASNLDLRRQFEVMESLMAAASQRQIGILIVLHDLNLAYRFSDQVVMLHNGRLVSKGPPGSVMSKENMNLVYGVETEEVDCSGFRHLVSIGPAADGKTLH; via the coding sequence ATGCTGGCTGTGAATGGATTAGGTTTCAGACATAAAGGCCGTGAGATACTTAAAGACATCTCGTTTAGCATAAACCGTGGAGAGATAGTCTCTGTCATAGGGCCTAACGGTGCAGGAAAGAGTACGCTCTTAAGGTGTATCCTCAGGATATTTATAGCAACAGAGGGCTCGGTGACCATAGACGGCGAAGACGCCTTCTTGATGGGGGTGACGAGACGCTCGCAGCGCCTTTCATACATGCCGCAAGAAGGCCATTTCCCAAGGCCCCACATGACGGTCTTTGATGTAGTCATCATGGGCAGAAGATCATATTCAACGGCATGGCAACCCACTGAAGAAGATGTGGACAAGACGATCGCAGTGCTTGATGCGTTCAACATGGATCCGAACAGGGATTTTAATGAACTGAGCGGCTGCGAGAGGCAGAGGGTGCTCTTTGCCAGGGTCCTTGTCCAGGAGGCGGACTATATGCTCCTTGATGAACCGGCAAGCAATCTTGATTTAAGACGCCAGTTTGAGGTCATGGAGTCTTTGATGGCAGCGGCGTCACAAAGACAGATAGGTATTTTAATCGTGCTGCATGACCTGAATCTTGCCTACAGGTTTTCGGATCAGGTGGTCATGCTGCACAACGGACGCCTTGTATCAAAAGGGCCTCCTGGTTCCGTCATGAGCAAGGAAAATATGAATCTGGTCTATGGAGTTGAGACGGAAGAGGTAGATTGCAGTGGCTTCAGGCACCTTGTGTCCATCGGGCCGGCAGCCGATGGGAAGACGCTGCATTAA
- a CDS encoding ABC transporter ATP-binding protein, protein MLEIKDISAGYQSARTNGQTTDCHGVLKRVGFKAMPGEVTAILGPNGSGKTTLFRCISGQLKPKSGAIYLENQDITTLAPKKRAKLLSCVPQDHEPPFPYSVFDVVLMGRTAHVKAFSMPSGKDYMKAEEAIEEVGIAGLRDRRYTMLSGGERQLVLMARAIAQDTPVLLLDEPTSHLDFRNQLLVLKKVRDMVMRKGLITLMTIHDPNLAAFFSDRVVMINNGSVISHGKPSQVISEESLRLLYGIDVFVLHHNGMKIIIPSALSLH, encoded by the coding sequence ATGCTGGAGATCAAAGATATCAGCGCCGGTTATCAATCCGCCAGAACTAATGGACAGACGACGGACTGCCACGGTGTCTTGAAAAGGGTCGGATTCAAGGCGATGCCCGGGGAGGTTACGGCGATACTCGGGCCCAATGGATCAGGTAAGACCACGCTTTTCAGGTGCATATCAGGGCAACTCAAGCCGAAATCAGGCGCAATCTATCTTGAAAATCAGGATATAACCACTCTGGCTCCAAAGAAGAGGGCAAAACTCCTTTCCTGTGTCCCTCAGGACCATGAGCCACCGTTTCCTTACTCGGTCTTTGATGTGGTTTTGATGGGAAGGACCGCCCATGTCAAGGCCTTTTCCATGCCATCAGGAAAGGACTATATGAAGGCTGAAGAGGCGATAGAAGAGGTCGGCATAGCAGGGCTTAGAGACCGTCGATACACCATGCTGAGCGGGGGCGAAAGGCAGCTCGTCCTGATGGCGAGGGCTATTGCACAGGATACGCCTGTCCTGCTGCTGGATGAGCCGACTTCTCACCTTGACTTCAGAAATCAATTGCTCGTCTTGAAAAAGGTGAGAGACATGGTAATGCGAAAAGGTTTGATTACGCTCATGACTATACATGATCCTAACCTTGCGGCCTTTTTTTCTGATAGGGTTGTAATGATCAATAATGGTTCTGTGATATCTCATGGCAAGCCAAGTCAGGTTATATCTGAAGAGAGCTTAAGGCTGCTCTATGGAATTGATGTCTTTGTGCTGCATCATAATGGTATGAAAATAATTATTCCGTCTGCTCTATCTCTTCATTAA
- a CDS encoding FecCD family ABC transporter permease, with protein sequence MRSKRPVVWIVLLSPILAGMFSIFMGAYNLSFFEVLSILFNGIFKGATQVSRPEAAIIFDIRLPRILLAGLVGVALSGSGAALQGIFRNPLVDPYLLGISAGAAFGCAVSIGFLPWIPVQVSAFFFGMLAVALTFLMASAQGEILRLSLVLSGVVVSSFFTAMLSIVKFMVDPNRLQSIVFWLMGSFSLSDWRSVRIAFLGVVIGMSPVFFMRWRLNAISMGDDEARALGVNVRMERMMLIGSTSLVVSIAVSVSGIIGWVGLMVPHLIRMMSGPDHKMLLPLSIAGGAAFMILADTISRGMSNLEIPVGIITAISGAPFFMYLMRRGEKGLFKG encoded by the coding sequence TTGCGCAGTAAAAGGCCGGTGGTATGGATAGTGCTTTTGTCCCCGATCCTTGCAGGTATGTTTTCCATATTTATGGGGGCATACAACCTGTCATTTTTTGAGGTGCTGTCGATCCTGTTCAACGGGATTTTCAAAGGCGCGACCCAGGTAAGCCGTCCTGAGGCCGCCATCATATTCGACATAAGGCTTCCGCGGATACTCCTTGCAGGGCTTGTGGGCGTCGCCCTTTCCGGCTCAGGGGCCGCGCTTCAGGGGATATTCAGGAACCCCCTGGTGGACCCGTATCTACTTGGCATCTCAGCAGGGGCCGCCTTTGGTTGCGCGGTCTCCATCGGTTTTCTGCCATGGATACCTGTTCAGGTCAGCGCCTTTTTCTTCGGGATGCTGGCGGTTGCCCTGACCTTCCTTATGGCAAGCGCCCAGGGCGAGATATTGAGGCTGTCTCTCGTCCTCTCAGGCGTGGTGGTGTCATCTTTTTTTACTGCCATGCTATCTATAGTCAAGTTCATGGTCGATCCGAACAGGCTGCAAAGCATAGTCTTCTGGCTGATGGGGAGCTTTTCTCTCTCTGACTGGCGCTCTGTAAGGATCGCCTTTCTGGGTGTTGTCATCGGGATGTCCCCGGTCTTTTTCATGCGCTGGAGACTGAACGCCATCAGCATGGGAGACGATGAGGCAAGGGCGCTAGGGGTAAATGTAAGAATGGAGCGGATGATGCTTATCGGTTCGACATCCCTTGTAGTAAGCATCGCCGTATCGGTAAGCGGGATCATAGGTTGGGTGGGGCTTATGGTCCCGCATCTAATAAGGATGATGAGCGGCCCTGATCACAAGATGCTTCTTCCATTGAGCATTGCAGGGGGCGCCGCATTCATGATCCTTGCGGATACCATCTCAAGGGGCATGTCAAACCTTGAGATACCCGTTGGTATAATCACGGCGATCTCCGGGGCGCCGTTTTTTATGTATCTCATGAGAAGGGGCGAAAAGGGCCTTTTTAAGGGCTGA
- a CDS encoding ABC transporter substrate-binding protein, whose translation MKKQTVITGLIVILSLMDISHVLAYTVTYKDKLGRVVTVDAPVKRAVILITYDLIPALDIWDDVAGINRWAYSHDDLFKATMPDAEKTIPSVGTGDNVNIEAILALKPDLIITWTYRPEIMRFMEQKGLKVIGVYPEGIEELYEVMRLHGRLFNREKRTEFVINKMEEIFRLIRQRVATIPEEKRKRCLWLGGKPTTVACGIGVTNDIFKMIGCINPAGDIQERNRDVSLERIITWSPDVIFIWGNAGYPIETVTKGSQWASVKAMRENRVYRASEWSTWSPRLAPIALWMAMKTYPEYFKDVDFDGVVDRFYRNVFGVSYGEIDKIAQ comes from the coding sequence ATGAAGAAACAGACAGTCATTACAGGCCTGATAGTTATATTATCTTTGATGGATATCAGTCATGTATTGGCTTATACTGTCACATACAAAGATAAACTTGGCAGGGTGGTTACCGTTGATGCGCCGGTAAAGAGGGCTGTCATTCTTATCACATATGATCTCATACCGGCGCTTGATATCTGGGATGATGTGGCAGGGATAAACAGATGGGCCTATTCTCATGACGATCTATTCAAGGCGACAATGCCGGATGCCGAAAAAACCATACCGTCAGTCGGCACAGGGGATAATGTCAACATAGAGGCTATACTTGCCCTTAAGCCTGATCTCATAATCACATGGACATACAGGCCTGAGATCATGAGATTTATGGAACAAAAGGGCCTTAAGGTCATCGGCGTCTATCCAGAGGGTATCGAAGAGCTCTATGAGGTGATGAGGCTTCACGGAAGGCTGTTCAACAGAGAGAAACGCACGGAGTTCGTCATTAATAAGATGGAGGAGATATTCAGGCTCATCAGACAGCGGGTTGCAACTATTCCTGAGGAGAAGAGAAAGAGGTGCCTGTGGCTTGGCGGCAAGCCCACTACGGTTGCATGCGGCATAGGCGTAACTAACGATATCTTTAAGATGATAGGCTGCATAAATCCTGCCGGCGATATACAGGAGAGGAATAGGGATGTCTCGCTTGAAAGGATTATTACATGGAGTCCTGATGTGATATTTATATGGGGTAATGCAGGCTATCCGATCGAGACGGTTACAAAGGGCTCTCAGTGGGCGTCGGTAAAGGCGATGCGTGAAAACAGGGTTTACAGGGCCTCTGAATGGTCGACATGGTCTCCGAGGCTTGCGCCCATCGCCCTCTGGATGGCCATGAAGACCTATCCGGAATATTTCAAGGACGTAGATTTCGATGGTGTGGTTGACCGCTTTTACAGGAATGTCTTCGGGGTTTCCTATGGGGAGATAGATAAAATTGCGCAGTAA
- a CDS encoding TonB-dependent receptor: MERVKILAHIFLGMFFLASGGMAGIALGEGSDDAISLEDVLVTATRTEQSLSSAPGSAYVVTKDEMSKRDIQSIDQAVNTLPGVYSSRGKGMLDSIAAVSMRGISGQQRNLVMLNGVILNDAYSGGVPWGAYSPEDIDRIEVVEGPFSSLYGGYAMGGVINLITKLPQKREFKLKTGYGSSWDRGNALDDLRTDYVSYGDRYKDRFSLFLSYGFKTTEGYPAGLDLQGSRPPAGVTGYRSSKTPKGEPRYLIGDTGDNRWWNDSLTLRGGYDISQDSAIEFMFMRARYEYNYDYPHTYLRDGKGDPVWSYGKVREASYLSGPGGKEQDIYNISYKTRFGSLQTKLNLGISELDDSWYTMADSSSATRFGGPGKVSNTPSKNYSGDLQFTLPVMDSHILTFGSSFRQGQADTKEHKLPNWQVEDEKGAISYQSKGKDRIFALFVQDEYIILDNLTLFIGARQDWWKTYDGYINQIGSKGYPIDCSSNTDSAFSPKLAIVYNPFKEMTLKTSVGQAFRPPTVYELYRTWTAVSGITYAGNPNLKPEKTTSWDAGIEQGLWKGAKIKAVYFENYLKDVIYRKIVTDKYQELINAGRAESKGIELELEQKLYNSLKLFANFTYIDAKIKENAAKPSTEGKRMMDVPEKMFNLGCEYTEGRIMTSVIGRYVGKRYGDDENRDRLNGVYTSYDPYFVVDTKISYNLTNYSKLSFSIDNLFDRDYYSYYKTPGRQWFGELEIKF, translated from the coding sequence ATGGAGAGGGTGAAGATACTGGCGCATATCTTTTTGGGGATGTTTTTTTTGGCATCAGGCGGCATGGCGGGTATTGCCCTTGGAGAAGGGTCTGATGACGCCATTTCCCTGGAGGATGTCCTGGTCACGGCCACAAGGACGGAGCAGTCCCTGTCATCGGCGCCCGGTTCGGCCTATGTGGTGACAAAGGATGAGATGTCAAAAAGGGATATCCAGTCTATTGATCAGGCCGTCAACACCCTTCCGGGCGTGTATTCCAGCCGCGGAAAGGGGATGCTGGATTCCATCGCTGCGGTCTCCATGCGCGGTATATCCGGTCAGCAGAGAAACCTCGTCATGTTGAACGGCGTCATCTTGAATGACGCCTACTCAGGCGGCGTCCCATGGGGCGCCTATTCGCCTGAAGACATAGACAGGATAGAGGTGGTTGAAGGGCCGTTTTCAAGCCTCTACGGGGGCTATGCAATGGGCGGCGTCATCAATCTCATCACGAAGTTGCCGCAAAAGAGGGAGTTCAAACTAAAGACGGGCTATGGCTCAAGCTGGGACAGGGGCAATGCCCTCGATGACCTCCGGACGGATTATGTCTCTTATGGAGACAGATATAAAGACCGGTTCAGCCTCTTTCTGAGCTATGGCTTCAAGACCACCGAGGGCTATCCGGCAGGCCTTGATCTTCAGGGCTCGAGACCTCCGGCGGGCGTTACGGGTTACAGGTCTTCAAAGACGCCGAAGGGTGAGCCGAGGTATCTGATCGGAGATACCGGCGACAACAGGTGGTGGAACGACTCTCTTACGCTGAGAGGGGGCTATGACATCTCTCAGGACTCGGCAATCGAGTTTATGTTCATGAGGGCGAGATACGAATATAATTACGACTATCCGCATACATATCTGAGGGATGGCAAGGGCGATCCTGTGTGGTCCTATGGCAAGGTAAGGGAGGCATCCTATCTTTCAGGTCCGGGTGGAAAGGAACAGGATATCTATAACATCTCATACAAGACAAGGTTCGGAAGCCTTCAGACAAAACTGAACCTTGGGATCTCTGAACTGGATGATTCATGGTACACCATGGCCGATTCGTCATCTGCAACGAGATTTGGCGGTCCTGGCAAGGTATCAAACACACCGTCCAAAAATTACAGCGGTGACCTCCAGTTTACCCTGCCGGTCATGGACAGTCATATACTCACCTTCGGCTCATCCTTCAGACAGGGGCAGGCAGATACTAAAGAACATAAATTGCCTAATTGGCAGGTGGAAGACGAAAAGGGGGCTATTTCATATCAGTCGAAGGGAAAGGATCGGATATTCGCGCTGTTTGTGCAGGATGAATACATTATACTTGACAACTTGACCCTCTTTATCGGAGCAAGGCAGGACTGGTGGAAGACATACGATGGATATATAAATCAGATTGGTTCAAAGGGCTATCCAATAGATTGCAGCTCAAATACTGACTCTGCATTCAGTCCAAAACTTGCCATTGTATATAATCCGTTCAAAGAAATGACATTGAAGACATCTGTAGGGCAGGCATTCAGGCCACCTACTGTCTATGAGTTATACAGGACATGGACAGCAGTATCAGGTATAACTTATGCAGGAAATCCAAATCTAAAGCCTGAAAAGACCACATCATGGGATGCAGGGATTGAACAGGGGCTTTGGAAAGGGGCAAAGATAAAGGCTGTCTATTTTGAAAATTATCTGAAAGACGTTATCTACAGAAAGATAGTAACGGATAAATATCAGGAACTTATAAATGCAGGAAGGGCGGAGTCAAAAGGCATAGAGCTTGAGCTGGAACAGAAGCTGTATAATTCATTAAAACTGTTCGCAAATTTTACATATATAGATGCGAAGATAAAAGAAAATGCAGCAAAACCATCAACAGAGGGTAAGAGGATGATGGATGTGCCGGAAAAGATGTTTAACCTGGGCTGTGAATATACAGAAGGAAGGATTATGACATCTGTTATCGGAAGATATGTCGGCAAGAGATACGGCGATGATGAAAACAGAGACAGATTAAACGGGGTTTATACATCTTATGACCCATATTTTGTGGTTGATACAAAGATATCCTATAATTTGACGAATTATTCAAAGTTGTCTTTTTCAATCGATAATTTATTTGATAGAGATTATTACTCATACTACAAGACGCCTGGAAGACAGTGGTTCGGCGAGCTGGAGATAAAATTTTAG
- a CDS encoding response regulator — MNNKILIVEDESKIASLLSDYLKRAGFEPSCLDNGLDVVPWVRQNAPALILLDVMLPGRDGMEVCKDIRSFSGVPIIMVTARIEEIDRLLGLELGADDYVCKPFSPREVVARVKAVLRRASGGQPAAAQGLVLDEIRYRATFNGHDLKLTAVEFKLLSILAAHPGRIFSRTQLMNYIYDDQRIVGDRTIDSHIKKLRKKIKSVAPDADFIHSLYGVGYKFD, encoded by the coding sequence ATGAACAATAAGATATTGATTGTCGAAGATGAATCGAAGATTGCGAGCCTGCTGAGCGACTATTTGAAACGGGCGGGATTTGAGCCTTCTTGCCTGGATAACGGCCTGGATGTTGTCCCATGGGTGCGCCAGAACGCCCCGGCCCTGATCCTTCTTGACGTGATGCTTCCAGGTCGTGACGGCATGGAGGTCTGTAAGGACATACGTTCATTTTCAGGCGTGCCGATCATCATGGTAACGGCCCGTATTGAAGAGATTGATCGGCTGCTCGGGCTAGAGCTTGGAGCGGACGATTACGTCTGTAAACCATTTAGCCCGCGTGAAGTTGTGGCAAGGGTAAAGGCCGTTTTGCGGCGTGCATCTGGTGGACAGCCAGCGGCTGCGCAAGGGCTTGTACTTGATGAGATCCGTTATCGGGCGACTTTTAATGGGCATGACCTGAAGCTTACCGCCGTAGAATTTAAACTGCTCAGCATCCTGGCTGCCCATCCAGGCCGTATTTTCAGTCGCACCCAACTTATGAATTACATATACGACGACCAGCGCATTGTCGGTGATCGCACCATTGACAGTCATATCAAAAAGCTGCGCAAAAAAATCAAATCGGTTGCCCCTGATGCTGATTTTATCCATTCGCTTTACGGTGTTGGATATAAGTTCGATTAG